The Trichosurus vulpecula isolate mTriVul1 chromosome 3, mTriVul1.pri, whole genome shotgun sequence genome includes a window with the following:
- the LOC118841302 gene encoding olfactory receptor-like protein DTMT, producing MQVHDENRNQTIISEFLLLGLPIQPEMKAPFYALFLAMYLTTILGNMLIILLIHVDSHLHTPMYLFLSNLSFSDMCFSSVTIPKLLVNMQSKIPAISYPGCLTQMYFFLFFGDLESFLLVAMAYDRYVAICYPLHYTVFMSPKLCSSLLVFSWVLTAFHALLHTLLMSQLSFCTNNIIPHFFCDMSALLKLACSDTWLNELIIFVMGGLVSVVPFLLIITSYARILFSILRVPSVRGIRKAFSTCGSHLTVVSLFYGMIIGLYLCPSANNSTIKETVMSIMYTVVTPMLNPFIYSLRNQDMKGAFKKLLEGRKLPFSLGLSC from the coding sequence ATGCAAGTTCATGATGAAAACAGAAACCAAACCATTATCTCTGAGTTCCTTCTCCTGGGCCTGCCTATCCAACCAGAGATGAAGGCTCCTTTCTATGCCCTCTTCCTGGCCATGTACCTTACTACAATCCTTGGGAACATGCTCATCATCCTCTTGATACATGTGGATTCCCACCTACACACACCCATGTATCTGTTCCTCAGCAACCTGTCCTTCTCTGATATGTGCTTCTCTTCTGTGACCATCCCCAAACTGCTGGTAAACATGCAGAGCAAGATACCAGCCATCTCCTATCCTGGCTGCCTGACCCAGAtgtactttttcctcttctttggagacCTGGAGAGCTTCCTATTGGTGGCCATGGCCTATGACCGCTATGTGGCCATATGCTACCCACTGCACTACACTGTCTTCATGAGCCCCAAGCTGTGCAGCTCTCTCCTGGTGTTTTCCTGGGTCCTTACTGCCTTCCATGCCTTACTGCACACCCTGCTCATGTCCCAATTATCCTTCTGCACCAACAACATTATCCCCCATTTCTTCTGTGATATGTCTGCCCTGCTGAAATTGGCCTGCTCAGACACTTGGCTGAATGAGTTGATAATCTTTGTCATGGGGGGGCTGGTTTCAGTTGTGCCATTCCTGCTCATTATCACATCTTATGCCCGTATCCTCTTTTCTATACTCAGGGTGCCCTCTGTCAGAGGCATCCGCAAAGCCTTTTCTACCTGTGGCTCTCACCTCACAGTGGTCTCTCTCTTCTATGGGATGATCATCGGCCTCTACTTGTGCCCTTCAGCCAACAACTCCACAATCAAGGAGACAGTCATGTCAATCATGTACACTGTGGTAACACCAATGCTGAACCCCTTCATCTATAGTCTGAGGAATCAAGACATGAAAGGGGCCTTCAAGAAACTTCTGGAAGGAAGAAAACTTCCTTTCTCCCTAGGACTGTCATGCTGA
- the LOC118841305 gene encoding olfactory receptor 1D2-like, with protein sequence MGFQNQTSVAEFLLLGLTQDPELERYLFGLFLVIYLITLAGNLLIVLAIVSDVRLHTPMYFFLANLSFTDVCFVSNTVPKMLVNLFTQKKAIPYTGCLIQLYFLVSLVALDNLLLAVMAYDRFVAICRPLHYTTIMSPRLCILLLVPCWVLSILYGLTHTILMATLTFCGHREISHIFCEMYVLLQLACSDTRVNQAVLIVTGCLLFIIPLSLMIYSYVRIVKAILKIPSAAGKYKAFSTCASHLTVVSLFYGTLSMVYLQPLKTYSVKDSVATVMYAVVTPMLNPFIYSLRNQDMKGVLRNLLRGKTVP encoded by the coding sequence ATGGGCTTTCAAAACCAGACCAGTGTTGCTGAGTTCCTCCTCTTGGGTCTTACTCAGGACCCAGAGCTTGAGAGGTATCTGTTTGGGCTGTTCTTGGTCATATACCTGATCACTCTGGCTGGGAATCTGCTGATTGTCCTGGCCATTGTCTCTGATGTTCGCCTCCACACTCCCATGTACTTCTTCTTGGCCAACCTCTCCTTCACTGATGTCTGCTTTGTGTCTAACACAGTTCCCAAGATGCTGGTGAATCTATTTACCCAGAAAAAGGCCATCCCCTACACTGGGTGCCTGATACAGTTGTATTTTTTAGTTTCCTTGGTGGCTTTGGACAATCTTCTCCTGGCTGTGATGGCCTATGATCGCTTTGTGGCCATCTGCCGTCCCCTTCACTATACAACGATCATGAGCCCCAGACTGTGCATTCTGTTGCTAGTCCCATGCTGGGTGCTTTCCATTCTCTATGGTTTGACCCACACAATTCTCATGGCCACTTTGACATTCTGTGGGCACAGGGAAATCAGTCACATCTTCTGTGAAATGTATGTCCTGTTGCAATTGGCCTGCTCTGACACCCGAGTCAACCAGGCAGTGCTAATTGTAACAGGCTGTCTCCTCTTCATTATTCCTTTGTCACTTATGATCTATTCGTATGTTCGCATTGTCAAGGCCATCCTGAAGATCCCCTCAGCTGCTGGGAAGTACAAAGCATTCTCTACCTGTGCCTCACACCTGACTGTGGTCTCCCTGTTCTATGGTACTCTCTCTATGGTCTATTTGCAACCCCTGAAAACTTACTCTGTAAAGGATTCAGTGGCCACAGTTATGTATGCTGTAGTGACCCCCATGCTGAACCCCTTCATCTATAGCTTAAGGAACCAGGATATGAAGGGAGTCCTGAGGAATCTTCTCAGAGGGAAAACTGTCCcttga
- the LOC118841306 gene encoding olfactory receptor 1D2-like produces the protein MGFPNQTSVSEFLLLGLTQDPERQRFLFGLFLVMYLVTMAGNLLIILAIISDVHLHTPMYFFLASLSFTDVCFVSNTVPKMLVNLFTQKKAIPYTGCLIQLYFLVSLVALDNLLLAVMAYDRFVAICRPLHYTTIMSPRLCILLLVSCWVLSILYGLTHTILMATLTFCGRREVSHIFCEMYVLLQLACSDTGVNQAVLLTTGSLLFIVPFLLMLISYVQIVKTILRIPSATGKYKAFSTCASHLAVVSLFYGTLFGVYLQPVKTYSVKDSVATVMYAVVTPMFNPFIYSLRNQDMKGALRKLLRGKTVP, from the coding sequence ATGGGCTTTCCAAACCAGACCAGTGTTTCTGAGTTCCTCCTCCTAGGCCTCACTCAGGATCCAGAACGCCAGAGATTTCTCTTTGGACTATTCCTGGTTATGTACCTAGTCACTATGGCTGGGAACCTGCTGATTATCTTGGCCATTATTTCTGATGTTCACCTCCACACTCCCATGTACTTCTTTTTGGCCAGCCTCTCCTTCACTGATGTCTGCTTTGTGTCTAATACAGTTCCCAAGATGCTGGTGAATCTATTTACCCAGAAAAAGGCCATCCCCTACACTGGGTGCCTGATACAGTTGTATTTTTTAGTTTCCTTGGTGGCTCTGGACAATCTTCTCCTGGCTGTGATGGCCTATGACCGCTTTGTGGCCATCTGCCGTCCCCTTCACTATACAACTATCATGAGCCCCAGACTGTGCATTCTGTTGCTAGTCTCATGCTGGGTCCTCTCCATTCTCTATGGACTGACCCACACAATCCTCATGGCTACCTTGACATTCTGTGGGCGCAGAGAAGTCAGTCACATCTTCTGTGAAATGTATGTCCTCTTACAATTGGCCTGCTCTGACACCGGAGTCAACCAGGCAGTTCTACTCACAACAGGCTCTCTCCTCTTCATTGTTCCCTTTCTGCTTATGCTCATCTCCTATGTTCAAATTGTCAAGACCATCTTGAGGATTCCCTCAGCCACTGGGAAGTACAAAGCATTTTCTACCTGTGCCTCACATCTGGCTGTGGTCTCCCTATTCTATGGTACCCTATTTGGGGTGTATTTGCAACCTGTGAAAACCTATTCTGTCAAAGACTCAGTGGCCACAGTGATGTATGCTGTGGTGACTCCTATGTTCAACCCCTTCATCTATAGTCTAAGGAACCAGGACATGAAAGGGGCTCTGAGGAAGCTTCTCAGAGGGAAAACTGTCCCTTGA